AGTGGTTATTCCTTCAACTCCTTATGATGCAAAAGGTTTGTTAATTTCTGCAATTCGTGATAACGACCCAGTTATTTTCTTAGAGCACATGAAATTATACCGCTCTTTCCGTCAAGAAGTACCAGAGGAAGAGTATACGATTCCACTTGGAAAAGCGGATGTAAAGCGTGAAGGTAAAGACCTTTCCATTATTACTTATGGAGCAATGGTTCAAGAATCATTAAAAGCGGCTGATGAACTTGAAAAAGAAGGATATTCAGTTGAAGTGGTTGACTTAAGAACGGTTAGCCCAATCGATATTGAAACGATTATTGCATCTGTTGAAAAAACAAATCGCGCTATTGTGGTCCAAGAGGCTCAAAAGCAAGCGGGTGTAGGAGCCAATGTAGTGGCTGAAATTAATGATCGTGCAATTCTTAGCTTAGAAGCACCAGTGCTACGTGTAGCAGTACCAGATACAGTTTTCCCATTCTCACAAGCAGAATCTGTATGGCTTCCTAACTATAAAGACGTAATTGAAACAGCTAAAAAAGTACTTGAGTTTTAATTTAAGGTAGGTTGATTGGTGTTCCTTTCAACCTCCATTCGTGTAAAAGACTAAACATGCACCTTTAAAGGAGGTAGAACCAATTGGCATTTGAATTTAAACTGCCAGATATCGGTGAAGGTATTCATGAAGGTGAAATCGTAAAATGGTTCGTAAAGCCAGGAGAAGAAGTTAAAGAGGACGATGTGCTTTGTGAAGTACAAAACGATAAAGCCGTAGTTGAGATCCCATCACCTGTAACTGGTAAAGTAGTAGATGTTAAGGTAGGCGAAGGTGAAACGGCAATCGTTGGAGATGTTCTTATCACTTTCGATGCACCTGGATATGAAGATTTACAATTTAAGGGCAGTGACGAAGAAAAGAAAGAAGAGCCAAAGGAAGAACCAAAAGAAGAAGCAAAGCCAGCGGAAACAAAAGCTGCTGAAACGACTGAAAAGGCACCTTCTACAGAAGAGGTAGATCCATCGCAACGTGTGATCGCAATGCCTTCTGTTCGTAAGTTTGCTCGTGAAAAGGGTATTGATATTCGTCAAGTATCCGGTTCTGGTAAGAATGGACGTGTATTAAAAGAAGATATTGAAGGATTTGTTCCGGGTGGAGCGAAGCCTGCTGACGCACCTGCAGCGGAAGCGAAGGAAGAAGCAAAAGCAGAAACAACAACTGCTGCAGCACCACAAATTCCAGAAGGTGCATTCCCTGAAACTCGTGAGAAGATGAGCGGAATTCGTAAGGCTATTGCAAAAGCAATGGTTAATTCTAAGCACACAGCTCCTCATGTTACGTTGATGGATGAAGTGGATGTAACAAAGCTTGTTGCTCACCGTAAGAAATTCAAGCAAGTTGCCGCTGATAAAGGCGTGAAGCTTACATTCTTACCTTATGTAGTGAAAGCATTAGTTAGCGCATTAAGAGAGTTCCCAGCGCTAAATACATCAATCGATGACGAAACAAGTGAAATTATTCATAAACACTACTATAATATAGGTATTGCTGCGGACACTGATAAAGGATTATTAGTTCCAGTAGTGAAAAATGCAGATCGTAAATCAATGTTCACTATCTCAAACGATATTAGTGATTTGGCTACAAAAGCAAGAGATGGCAAGCTGTCTCCTGATGAGATGAAGGGTGCTTCTTGCACAATTACTAACATCGGTTCTGCTGGTGGTCAATGGTTTACACCTGTAATCAATCATCCTGAGGTAGCAATTCTTGGTATTGGCCGAATTGCTGAAAAGCCGGTCGTTCGCGACGGTGAAATCGTAGCTGCTCCTGTTTTAGCACTTTCATTAAGCTTCGATCACCGTATGATAGATGGTGCAACTGCTCAAAATGCATTGAACCAAATCAAGCGATTACTCAGCGACCCAGAACTATTGTTAATGGAGGCGTAATTCATGGTAGTAGGAGATTTTCCAATTGAAACAGACACACTCGTCATCGGTGCCGGTCCTGGTGGATATGTAGCAGCTATCCGTGCTGCACAGCTTGGACAAAAAGTAACCATCGTAGAAAAAGCAACAGTAGGTGGCGTTTGCTTAAACGTAGGTTGTATACCTTCTAAGGCTCTAATTTCAGCTGGACACCGCTTTGAAGATGCAAAACATGCTGATGTAATGGGGATTAAAGCGGAAAACGTTACAGTTGATTTTTCAAAAGTTCAAGAGTTTAAAAATGGTGTTGTTAAGAAGTTAACTGGCGGTGTAGAAGGACTTCTTAAAGGAAATAAAGTAGACATCGTAAACGGTGAAGCTTATTTCGTAGATGCTAATACAATTCGTGTAATGGATGAAAATTCAGCTCAAACATATAAATTTAAAAATGCTATTATTGCAACTGGCTCAAGACCAATTGAGTTAAAAACGTTTAAGTATTCAAAACGTGTTATTGACTCAACAGGTGCTCTAAACTTAACTGAAATCCCTAAAAAGATGGTTGTCATTGGCGGGGGAGTTATTGGAGTGGAGTTAGGAACTGCTTATGCTAACTTCGGAACAGAAGTAACAATCCTTGAAGGTGGAGACGATATCCTACCTGGTACTGAAAAGCAAATGACAACTCTAGTTAAGAAAAACTTGAAGAAAAAAGGCGCAACAGTTGTTACAAAAGCAATGGCAAAAGGCGTTGAAGAAACAGATAACGGTGTTGTCGTAACTTATGAAACTAAAGGTGAAGAGCAAAAGATCGAAGCAGATTACGTTCTAGTTTCTGTTGGTCGTAAGCCAAACACAGATGAGTTAGGTTTAGAACAAGTAGGAATCGAACTGACTGAACGTGGTTTGATTAAAGTTGACAAACAATGTCGTACAAATGTAAGCAGTATTTATGCAATTGGAGACGTTGTTGAAGGTCCACAACTTGCTCATAAAGCTTCTTACGAGGGGAAAATTGCGGCAGAAGCAATCGCAGGGGAAGCATCAGTAGTGGATTACTTAGCAATCCCAGCTGTTGTATTCTCTGAACCGGAAATTGCTACTGTTGGTTATAATGAAGCACAAGCTAAAGAAGCTGGACTTGACGTTTCAGCGGCAAAATTCCCATTTGCAGCGAACGGTCGAGCACTAGCTTTAAATAATGCTGATGGATTCGTTAAACTTGTTACTCGTAAAGAAGATGGTCTAGTTGTAGGTGCACAAATTGCAGGACCAAGTGCATCTGATATGATCGCTGAACTTGGTTTAGCAATTGAAGCTGGTATGACTGCAGAAGATATTGCTATGACAATTCATGCGCATCCAACATTAGGTGAAATTACAATGGAAGCTGCTGAAGTAGCCCTAGGAACACCAATCCATATTGTA
Above is a genomic segment from Bacillus carboniphilus containing:
- a CDS encoding alpha-ketoacid dehydrogenase subunit beta, translated to MAQMTMIQAITDALRTELKNDENVLVFGEDVGVNGGVFRATEGLQKEFGEDRVFDTPLAESGIGGLAVGLSLQGFRPVPEIQFFGFVYEVLDSVSGQLARMRYRSGGRYNAPVTIRSPFGGGVHTPELHADSLEGIVAQQPGLKVVIPSTPYDAKGLLISAIRDNDPVIFLEHMKLYRSFRQEVPEEEYTIPLGKADVKREGKDLSIITYGAMVQESLKAADELEKEGYSVEVVDLRTVSPIDIETIIASVEKTNRAIVVQEAQKQAGVGANVVAEINDRAILSLEAPVLRVAVPDTVFPFSQAESVWLPNYKDVIETAKKVLEF
- a CDS encoding dihydrolipoamide acetyltransferase family protein: MAFEFKLPDIGEGIHEGEIVKWFVKPGEEVKEDDVLCEVQNDKAVVEIPSPVTGKVVDVKVGEGETAIVGDVLITFDAPGYEDLQFKGSDEEKKEEPKEEPKEEAKPAETKAAETTEKAPSTEEVDPSQRVIAMPSVRKFAREKGIDIRQVSGSGKNGRVLKEDIEGFVPGGAKPADAPAAEAKEEAKAETTTAAAPQIPEGAFPETREKMSGIRKAIAKAMVNSKHTAPHVTLMDEVDVTKLVAHRKKFKQVAADKGVKLTFLPYVVKALVSALREFPALNTSIDDETSEIIHKHYYNIGIAADTDKGLLVPVVKNADRKSMFTISNDISDLATKARDGKLSPDEMKGASCTITNIGSAGGQWFTPVINHPEVAILGIGRIAEKPVVRDGEIVAAPVLALSLSFDHRMIDGATAQNALNQIKRLLSDPELLLMEA
- the lpdA gene encoding dihydrolipoyl dehydrogenase — encoded protein: MVVGDFPIETDTLVIGAGPGGYVAAIRAAQLGQKVTIVEKATVGGVCLNVGCIPSKALISAGHRFEDAKHADVMGIKAENVTVDFSKVQEFKNGVVKKLTGGVEGLLKGNKVDIVNGEAYFVDANTIRVMDENSAQTYKFKNAIIATGSRPIELKTFKYSKRVIDSTGALNLTEIPKKMVVIGGGVIGVELGTAYANFGTEVTILEGGDDILPGTEKQMTTLVKKNLKKKGATVVTKAMAKGVEETDNGVVVTYETKGEEQKIEADYVLVSVGRKPNTDELGLEQVGIELTERGLIKVDKQCRTNVSSIYAIGDVVEGPQLAHKASYEGKIAAEAIAGEASVVDYLAIPAVVFSEPEIATVGYNEAQAKEAGLDVSAAKFPFAANGRALALNNADGFVKLVTRKEDGLVVGAQIAGPSASDMIAELGLAIEAGMTAEDIAMTIHAHPTLGEITMEAAEVALGTPIHIVK